In a genomic window of Sus scrofa isolate TJ Tabasco breed Duroc chromosome 4, Sscrofa11.1, whole genome shotgun sequence:
- the CASQ1 gene encoding calsequestrin-1 isoform X1, with the protein MSAADRMGARAVPGLRLALLLLLVLGTPKSGVHGEEGLDFPQYDGVDRVVNVNAKNYKNVFKKYEVLALLYHEPPEDDKASQKQFELEELILELAAQVLEDKGVGFGMVDSEKDAAVAKKLGLTEEDSIYVFKGDEVIEYDGEFSADTLVEFLLDVLEDPVELIEGERELQAFENIEDEIKLIGYFKNKDSEHYKAFEDAAEEFHPYIPFFATFDSKVAKKLTLKLNEIDFYEAFMEEPVTIPDKPNSEEEIVHFVEKHRRSTLRKLKPESMYETWEDDMDGIHIVAFAEEADPDGYEFLETLKSVAQDNTDNPDLSIIWIDPDDFPLLVPYWEKTFDIDLSAPQIGVVNVTDADSIWMEMDDEEDLPSAEELEDWLEDVLSGEINTEDDDEDDDDDDDDDD; encoded by the exons ATGAGCGCTGCAGACAGGATGGGGGCCAGAGCTGTGCCCGGCCTGCGGCTGGCACTGCTGTTACTGCTGGTGCTAGGGACACCCAAGTCAGGGGTGCACGGGGAGGAAGGGCTGGACTTCCCCCAGTATGATGGTGTGGACCGTGTGGTCAACGTCAACGCAAAGAACTACAAGAATGTGTTCAAGAAGTATGAGGTGCTGGCACTGCTCTACCATGAACCCCCCGAGGACGACAAGGCCTCACAAAAACAGTTTGAGTTGGAGGAGCTGATCCTGGAG TTAGCAGCCCAAGTTCTAGAAGACAAGGGTGTTGGCTTCGGGATGGTGGACTCTGAGAAGGACGCGGCCGTAGCCAAGAAACTAG GGCTAACTGAAGAGGACAGCATTTATGTATTCAAAGGAGATGAAGTCATTGAGTATGATGGCGAGTTTTCTGCTGACACCCTGGTGGAGTTTCTGCTTGAT GTCCTAGAGGACCCTGTGGAACTGATTGAGGGGGAACGAGAGCTGCAGGCATTCGAGAATATTGAAGATGAGATCAAACTCATTGGCTACTTCAAGAACAAAGACTCAGAGC ATTACAAAGCCTTCGAGGATGCAGCAGAGGAGTTTCACCCCTACATCCCCTTCTTCGCCACCTTCGACAGCAAG GTGGCAAAGAAGCTGACCCTGAAGCTGAACGAGATTGATTTCTACGAGGCCTTCATGGAAGAGCCTGTGACCATCCCAGACAAGCCCAACAGCGAAGAGGAGATTGTCCACTTCGTGGAGAAGCACAGGAG ATCAAccctgaggaaactgaagcctgaGAGTATGTATGAGACCTGG GAGGATGATATGGACGGAATTCATATTGTGGCCTTTGCAGAAGAAGCTGATCCTG ACGGCTATGAATTCTTAGAGACTCTCAAGTCTGTGGCCCAAGATAACACTGATAACCCTGATCTCAGCATCATCTGGATTGATCCTGATGACTTCCCCCTG CTGGTTCCCTACTGGGAGAAGACATTCGACATCGACCTATCGGCCCCACAAATAGGAGTCGTCAACGTCACTGAT GCGGACAGCATATGGATGGAGATGGATGACGAAGAGGACCTGCCTTCTGCTGAGGAGCTGGAAGACTGGCTGGAGGATGTGCTGTCCGGCGAGATCAACACAGAGGATGATGACGAAGATGACGATGACGATGATGACGACGACGACTAG